One Rhizoctonia solani chromosome 1, complete sequence DNA window includes the following coding sequences:
- a CDS encoding ribosomal protein L1p/L10e family: MLVLQLQALSVKRARLYQGVVGRCQRREEAQLCETIELQIGLKNYDPQRDKRFSGTVKLPNVPRPRMSICILADAADIDRAKQIERGYCYY, translated from the exons ATGTTAGTTCTGCAGCTCCAAGCTCTCAGTGTCAAGCGTGCGAGGCTCTATCAAGGAGTTGTTGGCCGATGCCAACGGCGAGAAGAAGCGCAACTTTGTGAGACCATCGAGCTCCAGATTGGTCTCAAGAACTACGACCCTCAGCGTGACAAGCGTTTCTCTGGAACTGTCAA GCTCCCCAACGTCCCTCGCCCTCGCATGTCCATCTGCATTCTTGCCGATGCTGCCGACATCGATCGCGCTAAGCAAATTGAGCGTGGTTACTGCTATTATtga
- a CDS encoding ribosomal protein L1p/L10e family gives MSICILADAADIDRAKQIELEYMSVDDLKKLNKNKKLVKKLAKKYDAFLASEALIRQIPVCSAPVSPRLHTAGKFPTPISHSEDLSDKLTEVRSTIKFQLKKVLCLGVAVGHVQMTEDQVLGNVMLSINFLVSLLKKNWQNVKSLHVKTTMGKPVRLF, from the exons ATGTCCATCTGCATTCTTGCCGATGCTGCCGACATCGATCGCGCTAAGCAAATTGAACTCGAATACATGTCTGTCGATGACTTGAAAAA GCTcaacaagaacaagaagcttGTCAAGAAACTCGCTAAGAAGTACGATGCTTTCCTTGCTTCTGAAGCCCTCATCCGTCAGATCCCCGTCTGCTCGGCCCCGGTCTCTCCAAGG TTACACACAGCTGGCAAGTTCCCTACCCCCATTTCCCACTCTGAGGACCTCAGCGACAAGCTCACTGAGGTTCGCAGCACCATCAAGTTCCAGCTCAAGAAGGTTCTGTGCCTTGGTGTCGCTGTCGGCCACGTGCAAATGACTGAGGATCAGGTCCTTGGAAACGTCATGCTTA GTATTAACTTCCTTGTCTCCCTCTTGAAGAAGAACTGGCAAAACGTCAAGTCTCTCCATGTCAAGACTACGATGGGCAAGCCCGTCCGTCTGTTCTAA
- a CDS encoding Zinc-binding dehydrogenase has product MASTIPTVAKAWRYPPTDSSLWDSYHSLELRDIEVPLPGQGEILVKIHAVSLNRQVISLSTFRLDIIGGPLTMGPDGKGLIPTSDGAGEVVAVGEGVNKWVVGDRVRSLFNELWATGQMQREYWRALPGSGTQGCLTQYRIFPADFVLRVPEHLSFEEAATIPCAGITAFNALFESANTTQDSTVLVLGSGGVSVYAAQFAKAVGAKVIATTSSKDKIQKYKDLGVDHVINYRDTPGWAQEVKRLTGGKGVDQVLEIGGKGTLMEAIKSIKWKGTVHIINGPHEAPEYSMLELAFAIIGSEARLNGIATGGKDIAERLDSFISRHKIKPLVDPRIFEWTEAKDAFQYLDKGSHFGKVVIKVD; this is encoded by the exons ATGGCGTCTACAATCCCTACTGTCGCGAAAGCCTGGAGATACCCTCCAACCGACTCATCTTTATGGGACAGCTATCATAGCCTTGAGCTTCGCGATATTGAAGTTCCTCTACCTGGCCAAGGCGAAATTCTAGTTAAGATTCATGCAGTTTCGCTGAACCGTCA GGTAATTAGCTTGAGCACTTTTCGTCTTGACAT CATTGGAGGACCTCTTACGATGGGACCTGATGGCAAAGGTCTCATCCCGACCTCGGACGGGGCTGGAGAAGTAGTTGCAGTCGGAGAAGGCGTTAACAAATGGGTTGTTGGAGACCGGGTTCGTTCACTCTTCAACGAACTCTGGGCCACTGGACAGATGCAG AGAGAGTACTGGCGCGCACTGCCAGGATCCGGCACGCAGGGTTGTTTGACTCAGTATCG AATATTCCCAGCCGACTTTGTGCTACGCGTGCCCGAGCATCTTTCCTTTGAGGAAGCAGCTACAATCCCATGTGCAGGAATAACAGCTTTCAATGCGTTGTTCGAGTCCGCTAATACCACGCAAGACTCTACTGTACTTGTTCTGGGCAGTGGAGGTGTTTCAGTGTACGCTGCCCAATTTGCCAAAGCTGTAGGTGCAAAAGTGATTGCCACTACCTCGTCGAAGGACAAGATACAAAAGTATAAAGATCTCGgtgttgatcatgtgatcaactATCGAGACACACCCGGCTGGGCGCAGGAGGTTAAAAGACTAACTGGTGGGAAAGGTGTCGATCAGGTTCTTGAGATTG GAGGTAAGGGGACGCTCATGGAGGCGATTAAGTCCATCAAGTGGAAGGGTACGGTCCATATTATTAATGGACCCCACGAGGCTCCTGAATATTCCATGCTCGAGCTTGCCTTTGCTATTATTGGATCTGAAGCCAGG CTAAATGGTATCGCGACGGGTGGAAAAGACATTGCGGAGCGACTTGATTCCTTCATCTCGAGACACAAGATCAAGCCCCTTGTTGATCCTAGAATTTTCGAATGGACAGAAGCGAAAGACGCCTTTCAGTATCTTGACAAAGGGTCTCACTTTGGAAAAGTGGTGATCAAGGTTGATTGA
- a CDS encoding chitin synthase, with protein sequence MGSRSGLETHDLTALISSTGGSTVYPNEETILNVLQTRFRADEPYVRIAGTTLVVVNPLKSLASVNDLSATEYAKLSRAVEKPQLQPHVYELAARVYAMMKRTGIPQTVVFRGITGSGKSHTASLFSSQLVRLSARSGPASQVAAQLGALQTVLTSFGHAKTSHTASASRFSCYTELYFDSPNRAHLTGAIVHTFGLDKRRLSRLAHDERTFHVFYQLLAGATAQERDSLVLGDMTDYNLLASSGCYRLPAGPFSDDALAMLDLRDALKTLAFKPKHITSIWSLLTAILTLGNIQFADHGGTTNEARGESAYVTNPEVLEQAATLLGVPSEQLSDALTVRTNYIRRDLFTSVLNAPECAKQTEQLAMDLYAILFAYVIESANHRIAPRDVDQVPESAGIIAMLDTPGHQARSNGAGTLLASALSENGFEEFCANFQAECINAFVLRHAFDDTIGLSSRVTSDGISLPTVQLVDNSACVELLRGVSAPGSVERPGGVIGLIDKAARGVSNGSGLPHSNDLLQDMAHAFGVHASYITSPSSSAAADQALFGIAHYAGSVSYDVRDFVARDVDTLDPGVLNVLRRTNEPFIEKLIAGPAVRVEMHARERGVVVRAQVGSRALRMPNSRLRRSTENREELDPEGIYPVMTQLSYALGVATDALGGEGAEQDGQNVPVLWNVTCIRPNDSQTPNSFDKRRVRAQIRALGLREMVERKIGEVVIGVPRQEGDDRYGPGSGWEREGVEGRDCVWLGYEPWKALEDQVRTGEPGEGEEEPAEPVRSYARQHDRTTSAAGIGDGAEDSLLPENSPFADANAADWDRKASYATLPTPPSGTAATTPGTPELGVLPNKEKPVMKGHKEEVAETRVRKVWRVFTWMCTWWIPTYLLIHVGRMKRPDIRQAWREKVTICMLIFFACAFVIFYIIIFGKLLCPQFDKAWNVDELSGHAAENDYWVAVRGIVYDITDFWKGSHSDITAQPSSNDLMQELWGQDLTSYFPIPLTLGCSGLVSDTTMTLGVSNQSTITVPTAIHTSGSAQSVTSSQLASETWYTNRFLPKMDEYYKGTLVWDWKTIESNALNDDTGRTWAVWDENVYDLSDYFYTIDQNPNQSKYEFIDSRVTALFRQQPGQDITKNIRRELDKMSSEDQAKIYACMKNVFYVGKTDFRKTPKCQFSSVLLIVFAAIIAVTILAKFLAALQLTGKRSPEAMDKFVICQVPAYTEDEESLRRTIDSLTVLKYDDKRKLLFIICDGNIIGSGNDRSTPRICLDILGVDPALDPEPLRFRSVGEGSKQLNYGKVYSGLYEFEGHVVPYIVVVKTGKPSETSKPGNRGKRDSQILLLHYLNRVHFDAPMSPLQLEIYHQMRNVIGIDPAFYEYIFMVDADTTVTPDSLNRLVACTADDSQIIGICGETKLDNEEGSWWTMIQIYEYYISHHLAKAFESLFGSVTCLPGCFSMYRIRTADKGRPIIISNRIIDDYNEGIVDTLHKKNLLHLGEDRYLTTLMMKHFPTFKMKFTPDAIAHTIAPDRWSILLSQRRRWINSTIHNLCELVVLPELCGICCFSMRFIVFLDLVGTIILPATCVYLVYLIVITATGSGPIPYITLVMLAATYGLQAIIFLLKREFMLIGWMIIYLFAYPVYSFFLPIYSFWSMDDFSWGNTRLIQNEGGKKVVVLPEDEGFDESMIPLKKFSEYEAEAWETGSHKSVESKQTGYTQAKSLSAQDFARRRAQETGFAASYHAGSQSGDYYRDTNKMSGAGSMRGHGSNSGHGPGLRSQGSNPNLQQQYLMPQFSGMGGMGGMGVNMPWMGSQAGSDYGGHGAAGSMNMGMMGMNPYMMGSMGSMGMVNNPYAASTMGGVPRNSVMTNLNMFGGGLEAQQTGNTGLGLGGGLGTGTGGRPMSTFSMATTVNPLAGGPSQSTNPSDEELLTVLKHYLASQDLFSVTKKSAREAVAQRFPKADLSDRKDFLNKSIDTILTENA encoded by the exons ATGGGGTCGCGGAGCGGACTCGAAACGCACGACCTAACCGCGCTTATATCGAGCACCGGGGGATCAACAGTATACCCCAACGAAGAGACTATCCTTAATGTTCTGCAGACTAGGTTTAGGGCGGATGAGCCATATGTCCGTATCGCAGGAACCACTCTTGTCGTCGTCAACCCACTCAAGTCTCTGGCCAGCGTAAACGATCTCAGTGCTACCGAGTATGCAAAACTCTCTAGAGCGGTCGAAAAACCCCAGTTACAGCCGCACGTGTATGAGCTTGCAGCTCGCGTGTACGCGATGATGAAAAGGACTGGAATCCCACAGACAGTTGTTTTTAG GGGAATTACGGGATCAGGCAAGTCTCACACAGCATCGCTATTTTCGTCCCAATTGGTTCGACTATCGGCGCGGTCCGGTCCAGCCTCGCAAGTAGCCGCTCAACTCGGAGCACTACAGACCGTCTTGACGTCGTTCGGTCATGCGAAGACCTCTCATACCGCATCGGCATCCCGGTTTTCATGCTATACCGAACTATACTTCGATTCACCTAATCGGGCACATCTTACTGGTGCCATTGTACACACATTCGGCCTTGATAAAAGGCGACTGTCCCGACTTGCTCACGACGAGCGCACATTCCATGTCTTTTATCAACTTTTGGCCGGAGCCACAGCCCAAGAACGCGATTCCCTGGTTTTGGGCGATATGACAGATTATAATTTGCTGGCATCCAGCGGTTGTTACCGTCTTCCTGCCGGTCCCTTCTCCGATGACGCACTGGCCATGCTCGATCTACGAGACGCACTCAAAACTCTCGCTTTTAAGCCCAAGCATATCACCTCCATTTGGTCTCTCCTCACAGCGATCCTTACTCTTGGCAACATTCAATTTGCCGATCACGGCGGAACCACCAATGAGGCAAGGGGCGAATCGGCTTATGTCACCAATCCCGAAGTGCTCGAACAAGCCGCCACACTCCTTGGTGTGCCATCCGAGCAGCTATCAGACGCGTTGACCGTTCGGACCAATTATATCCGACGCGACCTATTTACTTCGGTTCTCAATGCCCCAGAATGTGCCAAGCAGACTGAGCAGCTTGCCATGGACTTGTATGCAATCCTCTTCGCCTATGTCATCGAGAGCGCCAACCATCGCATTGCTCCCCGCGACGTCGACCAAGTTCCGGAATCAGCCGGTATAATTGCAATGCTCGATACACCTGGCCATCAAGCACGCAGCAACGGGGCAGGTACACTTTTGGCCAGTGCTCTTTCTGAAAATGGATTCGAGGAGTTTTGTGCCAACTTCCAAGCAGAATGTATCAACGCATTTGTCCTGCGTCACGCTTTTGACGACACGATCGGATTAAGCTCCCGCGTGACTTCCGATGGCATTTCCTTGCCAACCGTTCAACTTGTCGATAACTCTGCGTGCGTCGAGCTTCTTCGTGGTGTCTCTGCACCAGGTAGTGTCGAGCGCCCTGGAGGCGTCATTGGCCTAATAGACAAGGCTGCGCGTGGTGTTAGCAATGGATCCGGTTTACCGCACTCCAATGACCTCTTGCAAGATATGGCTCACGCATTCGGAGTTCATGCCTCGTATATCACGTCTCCGTCGTCTAGCGCCGCTGCTGACCAAGCCCTATTTGGAATCGCTCATTACGCTGGTTCTGTCTCGTACGACGTTCGCGACTTCGTCGCCCGGGATGTTGACACTCTCGATCCGGGTGTTCTCAATGTTCTCCGCCGTACAAACGAGCCGTTCATCGAAAAGCTCATTGCCGGCCCTGCAGTCCGCGTCGAAATGCACGCGCGAGAACGAGGCGTTGTGGTTCGCGCGCAAGTCGGCTCGCGCGCATTGCGTATGCCCAATTCGCGACTCCGCCGCTCAACTGAAAATCGTGAAGAGCTCGATCCTGAGGGAATTTATCCTGTGATGACCCAATTATCTTACGCGCTCGGCGTTGCCACCGATGCTCTTGGCGGCGAGGGTGCAGAACAAGACGGTCAGAATGTGCCGGTGCTGTGGAATGTGACTTGCATTCGTCCCAACGACTCGCAGACGCCCAACAGTTTCGACAAGCGACGAGTCCGGGCCCAGATTCGGGCGCTTGGTTTGCGCGAAATGGTCGAGCGCAAGATTGGCGAGGTTGTGATCGGCGTGCCCAGACAAGAGGGAGATGATCGGTACGGTCCTGGGAGTGGCTGGGAGCGAGAAGGTGTCGAAGGCCGAGATTGTGTTTGGTTGGGATACGAACCTTGGAAAGCACTTGAAGATCAGGTCCGGACTGGAGAGCCCGGGGAAGGTGAAGAAGAGCCGGCTGAGCCTGTTCGAAGCTATGCGCGACAACATGATCGGACTACGAGCGCGGCCGGTATCGGGGATGGCGCCGAGGATTCATTGCTTCCCGAAAATAGCCCGTTTGCTGACGCCAATGCTGCCGATTGGGACCGCAAGGCATCGTATGCTACTCTTCCTACTCCTCCCTCTGGTACCGCCGCTACGACACCGGGTACTCCCGAACTCGGCGTTCTCCCCAACAAGGAAAAACCGGTCATGAAAGGACACAAAGAAGAGGTTGCCGAGACGCGTGTGCGTAAGGTCTGGAGGGTCTTCACCTGGATGTGCACTTGGTGGATCCCCACGTACCTCCTCATTCATGTCGGCAGGATGAAGCGCCCCGACATTCGGCAAGCCTGGCGCGAGAAAGTCACGATTTGCATGCTCATTTTCTTTGCTTGCGCATTTGTCATCTTCTACATTATCATCTTTGGCAAGCTTCTCTGCCCGCAATTCGACAAGGCCTGGAACGTGGACGAGCTATCTGGCCATGCCGCCGAGAACGATTATTGGGTCGCCGTGCGAGGTATCGTCTACGACATTACCGATTTCTGGAAAGGTAGCCACAGCGATATCACTGCCCAACCGTCTTCGAACGACCTAATGCAGGAACTCTGGGGCCAGGACTTGACTTCGTACTTCCCCATTCCTCTTACCCTCGGCTGCTCCGGTCTTGTATCGGACACAACCATGACTCTCGGCGTTTCCAACCAAAGCACGATCACAGTCCCCACAGCGATTCATACCTCGGGCTCCGCCCAGTCTGTTACGAGCTCCCAGCTCGCGAGTGAAACTTGGTATACCAACCGGTTCTTGCCCAAGATGGACGAATATTACAAGGGCACGTTGGTGTGGGACTGGAAAACGATCGAGAGCAATGCGCTGAACGATGACACTGGTCGGACATGGGCTGTTTGGGACGAAAACGTTTATGACCTGAGCGACTACTTTTACACCATCGACCAGAACCCGAATCAATCCAAGTACGAATTCATCGACTCGCGGGTCACGGCTTTGTTCAGGCAACAACCCGGGCAGGACATTACCAAGAACATTCGCAGGGAGTTGGACAAAATGTCTAGCGAAGATCAAGCCAAGATCTACGCGTGCATGAAAAACGTGTTTTACGTTGGCAAGACCGACTTTAGGAAAACCCCCAAGTGCCAATTCAGTAGTGTGTTGCTTATCGTATTTGCGGCAATCATAGCTGTTACTATCCTTGCAAAGT TCTTGGCCGCTCTCCAGCTCACTGGTAAACGCTCGCCCGAAGCCATGGACAAGTTCGTTATTTGCCAGGTCCCGGCGTACACCGAAGATGAAGAGTCTCTTCGCCGAACCATCGATTCGCTCACGGTCCTCAAGTACGACGACAAGCGTAAATTACTGTTCATCATTTGTGATGGGAATATTATCGGATCAGGAAACGATCGTTCGACTCCTCGTATCTGCTTAGACATTTTAGGTGTGGATCCTGCGCTCGATCCAGAGCCTCTACGGTTCAGAAGTGTCGGCGAAGGATCCAAACAGTTGAATTACGGCAAGGTCTATTCGGGGTTGTACGAATTCGAAGGCCATGTTGTGCC GTACATTGTAGTGGTGAAGACCGGCAAGCCCAGCGAGACCTCCAAACCGGGTAATCGTGGGAAGCGAGACTCTCAGATTTTGCTGCTTCACTATCTGAACCGTGTGCACTTCGACGCCCCGATGAGCCCGCTCCAGCTCGAGATTTACCATCAAATGAGGAACGTGATTGGAATCGACCCGGCGTTCTACGAGTATATTTTCATGGTGGATGCCGACACA ACTGTTACTCCGGATTCATTGAACCGGCTCGTGGCTTGCACGGCAGACGATTCTCAGATTATCGGAATCTGCGGCGAGACCAAGTTGGACAACGAGGAAGGCTCGTGGTGGACCATGATCCAG ATCTACGAGTACTATATTTCCCATCATTTGGCTAAAGCTTTCGAGTCACTGTTTGGATCCGTCACCTGTCTACCCGGATGTTTTTCCATGTACCGCATTCGTACTGCCGACAAGGGTCGCCCAATCATCATTTCGAACCGCATCATCGATGACTACAACGAAGGCATCGTCGACACACTTCACAAGAAGAATCTACTGCATCTAGGAGAGGATCGTTACCTAACGACCCTCATGATGAAACATTTCCCTACCTTCAAGATGAAATTCACGCCCGACGCAATTGCTCACACTATTGCACCCGATCGATGGAGCATCTTGCTGTCCCAACGGCGTCGATGGATCAACTCCACTATTCACAATCTTTGCGAGCTGGTCGTCCTGCCTGAACTGTGTGGTATTTGCTGTTTCTCTATGCGGTTCATCGTGTTTTTGGATTTGGTCGGAACAATC ATCCTCCCTGCCACATGTGTATAC CTCGTGTACTTGATTGTCATCACTGCGACAGGGTCTGGGCCCATCCCCTACATTACACTAGTCATGCTGGCTGCGACTTATGGTTTACAG GCGATCATATTCCTGTTAAAACGTGAATTTATGCTGATCGGATGGATGATAATTTATCTATTTGC ATACCCCGTATACAGTTTCTTCCTCCCGATCTATTCGTTCTGGTCTATGGACGATTTCTCCTGGGGTAACACCCGTCTTATCCAAAACGAAGGAGGCAAAAAGGTTGTTGTCCTACCGGAAGATGAGGGCTTTGACGAAAGCATGATCCCCTTGAAGAAATTCAGTG AATATGAAGCAGAAGCATGGGAAACAGGGTCGCACAAGTCAGTAGAGTCGAAACAGACAGGCTATACGCAAGCCAAGTCTTTGTCCGCCCAGGACTTTGCGCGCCGTCGTGCTCAGGAAACAGGTTTCGCAGCGTCGTACCACGCTGGGTCTCAAAGCGGCGATTATTACCGAGACACCAACAAGATGTCTGGTGCAGGCAGTATGCGAGGTCATGGTAGTAACTCTGGCCACGGTCCTGGGCTTCGTTCGCAAGGCTCGAATCCCAATCTCCAGCAGCAATATCTCATGCCCCAATTCAgtggaatgggtggaatgggtggaatgggTGTGAACATGCCATGGATGGGCTCTCAGGCCGGTAGTGATTATGGAGGGCATGGCGCTGCAGGCAGTATGAACATGGGAATGATGGGAATGAACCCCTACATGATGGGCTCTATGGGCTCTATGGGCATGGTCAACAACCCATATGCAGCAAGCACAATGGGAGGTGTTCCTCGAAATAGCGTAATGACTAACCTCAATATGTTTGGAGGCGGCCTCGAAGCTCAGCAGACGGGCAACACTGGTCTGGGTCTCGGAGGAGGTCTCGGCACAGGGACGGGTGGACGACCAATGTCTACGTTCTCCATGGCTACAACAGTAAACCCGCTCGCTGGTGGGCCGAGCCAAAGTACAAACCCGAGCGATGAAGAGCTTTTGACCGTATTGAAACACTACTTGGCAAGCCAGGATTTGTTCTCGGTGACAAAGAA GAGTGCGCGTGAAGCCGTGGCACAACGTTTCCCCAAGGCCGACTTAAGTGATCGCAAGGACTTTTTGAACAAATCCATTGATACGATCCTCACAGAAAACGCATAG
- a CDS encoding UBA domain-containing protein, with product MSDFADLWNSVTPSASKQPANQSLGSQLNAASKSTLGTGSQPGSRAHTPSYFSSSVISPQPVGQAQRQNPSLTVTGISAKSPASARSPPSASAGDAFGDLFALSGASQAKNMTIAERQAQANQAQAKAQELARKEREKNGAFWDQLEFSTSGRSTPMSNPNRSTPSLVPQPQTQAPRINTELLVPSRASPLPSSKPSGSAITPASNADMWDLDSFLTSSKPVSPAPASSSVVSPGPKSAQTNRDLFDLLDSTPATGQGSPSVLGKNSLERSGTPGDFDWGDREDGDDLLGELGKPVAQAPNEDPRTDAQPTPSNRHEQAPKKRHGSPPPHILGQIVEMGFSVQQAKVALANTSTGTDVQAALEALLAAGVPDSRQDQRSSEDGLERFRAEDEAVREQYEIERQGRRTRPTRNAAPEPANDEPTLQLQERADQLMAQASLFGSSMLNRANALWKEGKEKALKAYEEHGAASTSSGRSRDSARPAWMAEASSPSRDNDTRIPEHSGFRDDGSDSVLPARPQPKPRRSAPDRQISQPTIVTTAPSRPADKLASLFSDTTTYVSPSRRKAPSHTPTPIQSSPVEHRIKSPVVQLRTRNNPTVSADILSVVQTHRTKGTDSFKLGQYGVAIESYTAALELLPEEHLTRIPLLNNRAAARSKIGDTSGATEDCTAVLQAIGDDFDPAREAPVPDVDLNGAFVKALRRRAEMLESTEKWKRAREDWERLVKAGGAWAGSKASSDGVQGAGRCKRMEDGGGAPVSKPHGSVTSTKPKPRPRPRPAPARTTPSNPEDSAVHRLKVANAAAEAEGDQKHALKDSIDARVLAWKGGKENNIRALIASLDTILWPELGWTKVGMHELVMPNQVKIKYVKAIAKVHPDKLNTGSTTVEQRMIANSVFGALNEAWNAFQP from the exons ATGTCAGACTTTGCTGATCTGTGGAATAGCGTCACCCCCAGCGCAAGCAAACAGCCGGCCAATCAATCTCTCGGTAGCCAACTGAATGCTGCGAGCAAGAGCACACTAGGGACTGGCTCCCAACCCGGCTCGCGGGCGCATACTCCCTCGTATTTCTCGAGTTCTGTCATATCACCACAACCTGTTGGTCAAGCTCAACGCCAGAACCCCAGCCTGACTGTTACTGGAATTTCGGCCAAATCACCCGCGTCGGCCAGATCCCCGCCAAGTGCAAGTGCGGGCGATGCGTTTGGGGACCTCTTTGCACTATCTGGCGCATCCCAAGCAAAGAATATGACAATTGCCGAACGTCAGGCTCAGGCAAACCAGGCTCAAGCCAAAGCCCAGGAACTCGCcagaaaggaacgggaaaAAAACGGGGCATTCTGGGACCAGCTGGAATTTTCTACGTCTGGGAGATCCACACCAATGAGCAATCCGAATCGCTCTACACCGTCTCTTGTACCTCAACCTCAGACCCAGGCCCCGCGAATAAATACCGAGCTCTTGGTCCCTTCGCGCGCATCTCCTCTACCATCATCCAAGCCAAGTGGGTCAGCTATAACACCCGCTTCCAATGCCGATATGTGGGACCTGGATTCTTTTCTTACCTCCAGCAAGCCTGTATCTCCAGCCCCTGCTTCGTCATCAGTTGTTTCCCCAGGGCCCAAGAGTGCCCAAACAAACCGTGATTTGTTTGACCTCTTAGACTCGACGCCGGCCACAGGGCAAGGGAGTCCAAGTGTCTTAGGGAAAAACTCCCTAGAGCGTTCTGGGACCCCCGGCGATTTCGACTGGGGTGACCGGGAAGATGGTGACGATCTTTTGGGCGAATTGGGTAAACCTGTAGCACAGGCGCCTAATGAGGATCCA AGAACCGACGCCCAACCCACCCCGTCCAACCGTCATGAACAGGCACCTAAAAAGAGGCATGGGTCGCCTCCCCCGCATATTCTCGGTCAAATTGTCGAAATGGGATTCTCTGTTCAACAAGCCAAGGTAGCACTTGCTAACACATCCACTGGAACAGATGTCCAAGCAGCCCTCGAAGCGCTACTTGCTGCGGGCGTACCGGATTCGAGGCAAGATCAGAGATCTAGCGAGGATGGTCTGGAGCGGTTTAGAGCTGAAGATGAAGCTGTGCGAGAACAGTATGAAATAGAGCGTCAAGGACGGCGTACAAGACCAACTCGTAATGCTGCACCTGAGCCAGCTAACGATGAACCAACACTACAGCTACAAGAAAGGGCGGATCAGCTTATGGCGCAGGCGTCTCTATTTGGATCTAGCATGTTGAATCGGGCCAACGCATTATGGAAAGAAGGTAAAGAAAAGGCGCTGAAAGCCTACGAAGAGCATGGTGCCGCTAGCACAAGCTCTGGGCGCTCCAGAGATTCTGCGCGTCCGGCATGGATGGCTGAAGCATCATCTCCCTCCCGAGATAACGATACTCGGATTCCGGAACATTCTGGGTTTCGGGACGACGGCTCGGATTCGGTTTTGCCTGCTCGGCCACAGCCCAAGCCGAGGCGATCAGCTCCAGATCGACAGATATCACAGCCGACGATCGTCACGACCGCTCCTTCTCGGCCAGCAGACAAACTCGCATCCTTATTTTCCGATACCACTACCTATGTTTCTCCTTCACGCCGAAAAGCACCGTCACATACCCCCACACCCATTCAATCCTCGCCTGTAGAGCATCGCATAAAATCACCGGTCGTTCAACTTCGTACGCGTAACAACCCCACAGTCTCGGCGGATATACTTTCTGTAGTGCAAACACACAGAACTAAAGGCACTGATTCATTTAAACTGGGGCAATACGGTGTAGCCATTGAGTCATATACTGCTGCACTAGAGCTACTTCCAGAAGAACATCTCACCAGGATACCGCTTCTGAACAATCGAGCCGCCGCACGGTCCAAGATAGGTGATACTTCGGGAGCCACCGAGGACTGTACCGCTGTTCTGCAAGCGATCGGTGACGATTTTGATCCAGCAAGGGAAGCACCTGTTCCCGACGTGGATCTTAATGGAGCTTTTGTAAAGGCCTTGCGCCGCCGGGCCGAGATGCTGGAGAGCACCGAAAAGTGGAAACGGGCAAGGGAAGACTGGGAACGACTGGTCAAGGCGGGCGGAGCCTGGGCTGGAAGCAAAGCAAGTTCCGATGGTGTGCAAGGCGCAGGGCGCTGCAAACGTATGGAAGACGGAGGTGGTGCCCCTGTCTCGAAGCCGCATGGTTCCGTCACCTCTACGAAACCAAAGCCACGACCGAGACCAAGACCGGCACCTGCGAGGACGACCCCGTCGAATCCCGAGGACTCGGCAGTTCACCGTCTCAAGGTTGCGAATGCGGCCGCGGAAGCTGAGGGGGATCAAAAGCATGCACTCAAAGATAGTATTGACGCACGTGTTTTGGCATGGAAAGGAG GCAAAGAGAACAACATCCGGGCATTGATAGCATCCTTAGATACGATTCTATGGCCGGAGCTTGGATGGACCAAAGTTGG AATGCATGAACTCGTCATGCCGAACCAAGTCAAAATCAAATACGTCAAGGCCATCGCCAAGGTACATCCAGATAAG T